In the genome of Nonomuraea sp. NBC_00507, the window CGGCCACATCCCCGTCGGGCGGGAACAGCAGCGCCCGCCCGACCACCAGGCCCCGCACGGCGGGCAGGTCAAGCGCCTGCCGCCAGGAGGCGTAGGTCTCGTCGGGATGACCGGTCGGGTCGCCGCCCAGCAGCAGGGTCGGCAGCGTGGTGGCGTCCATGACGCGTTCCAGGTCCTCGACGACGGGCAGCTTCAGCCAGGTGTGCCGGCTGGTGGCGCCGAGCGCGGCGGCGATGTGGATGGAGGTGATGGTGGAGTCGGGATCGAGCAGGTTGCGCACCCGGCCGTCCGCTCCCCGCACCGACAGGAACGGCTCCACCATCGCCATGACGCCGTGCCCCGCCAGCTCGGTGACCGCTCGGCCGCTCGCCTCCAGCATGGTCACCGTGCCCGGATCCTCCAGACAGATCCGGTTGAGCATCTTGCCGCCCTCCAGACCGCGGGCGACGATCTCGTCAGCGGTGTAGGCGGTGAAGCGGTCGTCCAGCTCGAAGACGGCGCCCTGCAGGCCGCCCCGGTTCATGGACCCGATCGCGACCTTGTCCTCCAGCGCCCCCATCAGCAGCAGATCGTCCAGGATGTCGGGGGTGCCGAGCACACCGTCCACGCCGGGGCGCGACAGCGCGATCGCCAGGCGTTCCAGCAGGTTGCTGCGCGAGGCCATCGCCATGCGGTCCGCACGCACGCCGAGCGCGCCGCGGGCCGGATGGTCGGCGGCCACGATCAGCAGCCTGCCGTCCGCGCCCACCAGGTCACGCCGCTTGCGGGCGGCCCATCCTTCGGTGATCCGCCACGGCTGGCGTACCCGGATCTCGGTCAGCTCGGCGATGCCGGGCCGGCTGGAGATGTGGGTCATCGTCCGCTCTCCTCTCCCTGCGGGGCCTCTCCCAGCAGGGCCTCCACCTCGGCTTCGTACGGCATGGCGCTGGAGCACTCGAGACGGCCGGCGACGATGGCGCCGGCCACGTTCGCAAAGCGCAGGACGCGGGTCAGGTCCCAGCCGCTGAGCAGGCCGTGGACGAGAGCACCGCCGAAGGCGTCGCCGGCGCCGAGGCCGTTGACGACGCTCACGGGGAAGGGCGGCACCTCGACGCGCTCGTCCGCGGTCGCGGCGAGCACGCCCTTGGGGCCCTGTTTCACGATCGCGAGCTCCACACCCCGCTCCAGCAGGGCGGACGCCGCCCGCTGCGGGTCGGTCTCGCCGACCGCGACCTCGCACTCCTCCCGGTTGCCGACCGCGACCGTGACGTGCTGGAGCGCCTTGCCCACCAACGCGGCGGCCTCGCCGGGGTCGGGCCAGAACATGGGCCGGTAGTCGAGGTCGAGCACGGTGTGCGGGCGGCGGCCGCGAGCCTGCCAGGCGGCGAAGTGCGCCGCGCGCGACGGCTCCTGCGACAGGCCGGTGACGGTGGCCCAGAAGACGCCCGCCTCGCGCACGGCCTCCACCGGGATCTCGTCCGGCTCGATGAGCAGGTCGGGGGCGGTCGGATACCGGTAGAAGTACAGCGGGAAGTGGTCGGGAGGGAAGATCTCGCAGAACGTGACCGGCGTCGGCGGGCCGTCGACCTCGCCGGCGTAGGAGTCGTCGACGCCGAAGTCACGCAGCGCCCGGCGGACGTAGCGGCCGAACGGGTCGCGGCCGGTCCGCGTGATGATCGTGGCGCGGCGGCCGTAGCGGGCCGCGGCCACCGCGACGTTGGTCGCGCTGCCGCCGAGGAACTTGGCGAACCGCTCCACGTCCTCCAGGCCGACGCCGTGGTCGAGCGGGTAGATGTCCACTCCGCACCGGCCCATGGCCACCAGGTCGTACGCCATCACGCCCCCGCCACGGCGAGGAGGTGCTGGATGCTCGCCCGGACGTCCGCGGCCGGGTCCGCGCCCGCGTCGCCCTCGGCCAGGATGGTGTCCTGCTCCAAGACGTACCAGCCGGTGTAGCCGTGGCCCTCCAGGGCGGAGACGATGGCCGCGATGTCGACGTCGCCCTTGCCGAGCGGGACGTACATGCCGCCGGCCACGGCGGCGGTGTAGGACTCCTCGCCGGCCTGCACGCGCCGCGCCCAGTCGAGCCGGACGTCCTTGAGATGCACGTGAGCGATCCGCCCTGGGTGCTCGCGAGCGATCGCGACCGGGTCGCCGCCACCGATCAGCAGGTGCCCGGTGTCCAGGCACAGGCCGACGCGGCTGCCGTCGAGCACCCGTGCCGTCTCCGCCCCGCTTTCGACCATCGTGCCGACGTGCGGGTGGAGGGTGGCCACCAGGCCGCGGGCGGCGGCGGCCTCGGTGATGCGGTCGAGGTTGCCCAGCAGGGTCGCCCAGCCGGGCTCGTCGAGGACCGGCCGGTCGTCGTAGCCGTCCTGCCCGGTGGCGGCGGCCAGGACGACGGTCGACGCCCCTGCGGCGACCAGGCCCTCCATCGCGCGCTCGACCTCGGGGAGAGGATCGTGCTCCGGATCGTGCAGGACGACCGGGACGAACTGCCCGACCGCCTTCAGGTCGTACCCGGCCAGGGTCGCGGCCTTGGCCTGCGGGTCGTCGGGCAGGAAGCCGTCGGGGCCGAACTCGGTGGCGGCCAGGCCGAGCGCGCGCATCTGGCTCAGCACGGTCTCAGGTTCCAGCTGGTGGCCCCAGCCAGGGACCTCGCAGACTCCCCAGGAGATCGGTGCGCCGGCGACGCGGCCGGCGACGGGTGTGGTCGTCATGGCGTGTCAATACCCTCGATCTCGGAGCCCTCGATTTCGGACAGGGCGACGGGTCTGCGCTCGGCCCTGGACAGCTCGCACGCCTCGGCGATGCGGAAGGCCTCGAGCGCGTCCCGTACGGTGCAGGGCGAGGGCCGCTCGCCGCGGGCGACGTCGGCGAAGGCGGTGAGCTCGGCCTGGTAGGCGGGCAGGAAACGCTCCATGAACGACCACTTCTGCGGGCCGCGCGGGAAGTCGACGCCCTCCTCCGCCGAGCGCATCGCCAGCGAGTGGTCCAGGCCGACGGCGATCGTGCCCTTCTCGCCGTGGACCTCCATGCGCACGTCGTGGCCGCCGCCGTTGTAGCGGGTCGAGGAGATCAGCACGATCGTGCCGTCGTCCAGGGTCAGCAGCGCGCCTCCGGTGTCGACGTCGCCGGCCTCGGCGAAGAAGTCCGCGCCCTTGTTGCCGCCGGTGGCGTAGACCGTGGCCACCTCGCGGCCGCTGACGAACCGCAGGATGTCGAAGTCGTGCACGTTGCAGTCGCGGAAGATGCCGCCGGAGGTCGGGATGTAGGACGCGTGCGGCGGAGCCTGGTCGTGGGTGCCGGCCCGGATGGTGTGGACGAATCCGAGCTCGCCGGAGGCCACCGCGGCCTGCGCGCGCCGATATCCGGCGTCGAAGCGGCGCTGGAAGCCGACGTGCACCGGCACTCCGGTCGCGGCGACGAGCTCGGCCAGCTCGATGGTCTCCTTCAAGGTGGCGGCCACGGGCTTCTCGCAGAAGGCCGGCACCCCGGCGGCGATGGCCTGGCGCAGCAGCGGCGCGTGCCCCGGCGTGGCGGTGGCGATCACGAATCCGTCGACGCCCGAGGCCAGCAGCGCCTCGGCGTCCGGGGCCACGTCGAGGCCGAGCTCGGCTGCGACGCGCTCGGCGGCCCCGGTGTCGGCGTCCGTCACGACCAGCTCGTCGACGTAGTCGAGAGCGGCCAGAGTCTTGGCGTGGAAGGCGCCTATCCTTCCGACGCCCGCGAGCCCGATGCGCATGCGCGTCCTGTCCATTCACGTCGTTGGGTCGTCACTCGCCCTACCCCAGGCCTGGTCAGGCCATGGGCGATGTGGTTGAAGCCTGCCCTGTTAACACGGATCGAGTCAAGACTTTGTCCTGACATCATTGCGTAACGTCATATACATGAACAGAGGTACACTCGCCTCGTGGCCGTTCAAGTGGGTGTGACGCTCGATCGCTCTTCCCCCGTGCCCCTCTACCACCAGCTCGCCGAGCAGCTCCGCACGGCGATCGCCAGCGGCCGGCTCCAGCCGGGCGACCAGCTGGAGAACGAGCTCGCCCTGGCCGAGCGGCTCAGCCTGGCGCGCCCGACAGTGCGCCAGGCCATCCAAGAGCTCGTCGACCGCGGGCTCGTGCTGCGCCGGCGCGGGATCGGCACCACGGTGGCCAACCCCAAGGTGCACCGGCGTGCCGACCTCACCAGCCTTTTCGACGACCTCACCCGTGCCGGCGGGCAGCCCTCGACGAGCGTCCTGCGGCACGAGCTGGTGCGTGACGAACGCGTGGCCACCGCGCTCGACCTCCCGGCCGAGACCGAGCTGCTCTCATTCGTCCGGCTGCGGTTCTCCGGCAACCGGCCGCTGGCCATCATGCGCAACTGGCTGCCTCCCGCGCACTACGACATCAGCCGGGAGGATCTGCAGGAATCAGGCCTGTACGCGCTGTTGCGCGAACGCGGGGTGCGCCCCGTCGTCGCCGCTCAGTCGATCGGAGCCCGCCCTCCGACCTCGTCGGAGCGGCACCACCTCCGGCTCGAGCCCGCCGAGCCCGTCCTGACGATGACACGCACCGCCTTCGACTCCGGGGGCAAAGCCGTGGAGCACGGCGACCACTGCTATCGCGCCCAGGACTACAGCATCGAGGTCCTGGTCGACCAGCGCTGACGAGCGCCGGCGAACGCTTTTAGTCTTCGGAGCGGTGCGCGTTGCGCCGTGCCAGGCGAGCGGCCAGAGCGACTGCGCCGAGCACCGCGAGGATGACAGCGACCCAGGCCACGCCGAGGGATTCCAGCCACCGCGCGAGGGCGCCCTGCACGGCGGTCGCGGCGTCGACGATCGCGTCGCGGGGGGAGGCGCCCGCGAAGACGCGCAGCTCGTACCAGCCGTAGTAGGCGACGTACAGGCCGGCCGGGATCAGCAGTCCGCCGCTGATGCGCGACACGTACGGCAGCACGGCCCGGGTACGGGCGACCACGGCCGAGCGGGCCAGCGCCACCGCCAGCGACAGCGCGGAGACCACCAGGCCCATGCCGATCCCGTAGGCGACGAAGACCATCAGGCCGCCCAGTATCCCGCCGGCGGCCAGCGAGGCGGAGGTCACCGCGAGGAACGGGCCGATGGTGCACGACAGCGAGGCCACGGCGTAGCTCAGGCCGTATCCGTACAGCGAGGGAAGCGAGGCGATGGGACGGCCGGTGGCCAGCCGGGGCGTGCGGATCAGCAGCTCCCGCCCGCTCAGCAGCCATACGCCGAGCCCGGTCAGGGCCAGGCCGATGAGGATCGTCACCCACGGCAGGTATTGGCCCACCGACACCGCCAGCGGGGTCACCACCAGGCCGAACACCCCGAAAACCGTGACGAATCCCGCGGTCATGGCCGCCCCGAGCAGCAGAGCGCGCGCCACCGGCCCGCGCGACGACACGCCGCCCGCCGGGCGGGTGTCGTCGTCGGCCACGAGCATGGTCAGGTACGCGGGCAGCAGCGCGAACCCGCAGGGATTGAACGCCGCCACCAGGCCCGCGGCCAGGGCCAGCGCCAACGGCACGTCACCGATCATGTCCGGCTCCGGCTCGGCCGCGGCGCGGCGTCAGGCGGCGAGCAGCTTGGCGACAAGGCTATCGAGCTCATCGGAGTCGAGCGGGCCGGAGGCTTTCGCGGTTGTTCCGTCCGGTTTCATGAACACGAACGTGGACTGCTGGGTGATCCCGAGCCGGGTCCACACCACGCCCTTCTCATCCGACAGGTGGGCGAGGTCGCCGGTCCCGGTACGCCGGACGAAGTCCTTCATCGCCGCCTCACTGTCCAGGCCGGCGACCCCCACGAACGCGACGTCGGCGTACTTCTTGGCAGCCGCCTTGACGGCCGGCGCCTCCGACTGGCACTTGGGACACCACGGCGCCCAGAACCAGAACACGACCGGCTTGCCCGCCAGGCTCGCACCGTCGAAGGTCTGCCCGCCCAGTGTGGTGGCGGTGAACTTCAAGGCGTCGGGAACCCGCGCGTCACCGGACGCACCGGGCGTGCCAGATGCCGTGGTCGCGGGAGCCGGGGTGGCCGTCGCCACGGTCGCCGACACGGGCGCATCACCCCGGACCGTCTCAACGGCCCCGCCGCACCCGGCGATCAACAACCCCGCCGCCACGAGGACGGCCATCACACGAATTCTGCCCACGTCGTGAGGATAGGCCCAGGCCGCGGGCGCGAATCTTACGAGCCGATGACAACACCGATCTTGCGCGCATTGATAGGCAGGCACACATGCGACGGGTGGTGCAGGACCCTGTCCTGCACCACCCGTTATTTTCTGGCGACCTGCCTTGGGGTCAGGCCTTGTACTCGGGGTAGCCGTAGCCCACGACGTGGGCCTTGGGCCGGATGCGCTGCTCGACCTTGCCGTTTCCGGTGTTGCCCTCGATCGCGGTGATGGTGCCGTCGCCGTTGTCCTTCTTGACCATGCCGACGTGGTCGATGCCGTCGGTGCCCTGGCCGTTCCAGTCGTAGAAGACGACGGCGCCGGGCTTGGCCTCGGTGCCCCAGTGCTTGTTGGCCTGGAACCACTTGGCGTAGCTGACGGTGTAGGCGTCCCAGCCCATCGTGGGGCGGGCGCCGGCCTGCTCGCCGACCCAGGAGATGAACATGGCGCACCACGGGGCGTTGGCGTAGGCCTGCAGGCTGCCGCCGTCGCGGGCGACGGTCTCGGCTGCCCGCGGGGAGGACATGTACCAGCTGTGGAACGGGGTGCCGCCGCCGGCGGCGTTCTCGCTCACGCCGATCTGCGACTCGGCGATCTTCAGTACGGTGTCGGCGCTCACCTGGCCGGCGCCCTTCTGCGGGATGGCCTGGGAGGCGGGGAGGTTGGACCGCGCGGGTTGCGTGGACTGCTGGTCGGCGGCGAAGGCCGGGGATCCGGCGACGACCGTCGCGGCCATCCCGGCGGCGACCAGGGAGAGGCTTGCGGACGTCAGGGCACGAGCGAAGACGTTCTTGGC includes:
- a CDS encoding class I fructose-bisphosphate aldolase produces the protein MTHISSRPGIAELTEIRVRQPWRITEGWAARKRRDLVGADGRLLIVAADHPARGALGVRADRMAMASRSNLLERLAIALSRPGVDGVLGTPDILDDLLLMGALEDKVAIGSMNRGGLQGAVFELDDRFTAYTADEIVARGLEGGKMLNRICLEDPGTVTMLEASGRAVTELAGHGVMAMVEPFLSVRGADGRVRNLLDPDSTITSIHIAAALGATSRHTWLKLPVVEDLERVMDATTLPTLLLGGDPTGHPDETYASWRQALDLPAVRGLVVGRALLFPPDGDVAAAVDIASGLVHGGAS
- the iolC gene encoding 5-dehydro-2-deoxygluconokinase, translated to MAYDLVAMGRCGVDIYPLDHGVGLEDVERFAKFLGGSATNVAVAAARYGRRATIITRTGRDPFGRYVRRALRDFGVDDSYAGEVDGPPTPVTFCEIFPPDHFPLYFYRYPTAPDLLIEPDEIPVEAVREAGVFWATVTGLSQEPSRAAHFAAWQARGRRPHTVLDLDYRPMFWPDPGEAAALVGKALQHVTVAVGNREECEVAVGETDPQRAASALLERGVELAIVKQGPKGVLAATADERVEVPPFPVSVVNGLGAGDAFGGALVHGLLSGWDLTRVLRFANVAGAIVAGRLECSSAMPYEAEVEALLGEAPQGEESGR
- a CDS encoding TIM barrel protein; translated protein: MTTTPVAGRVAGAPISWGVCEVPGWGHQLEPETVLSQMRALGLAATEFGPDGFLPDDPQAKAATLAGYDLKAVGQFVPVVLHDPEHDPLPEVERAMEGLVAAGASTVVLAAATGQDGYDDRPVLDEPGWATLLGNLDRITEAAAARGLVATLHPHVGTMVESGAETARVLDGSRVGLCLDTGHLLIGGGDPVAIAREHPGRIAHVHLKDVRLDWARRVQAGEESYTAAVAGGMYVPLGKGDVDIAAIVSALEGHGYTGWYVLEQDTILAEGDAGADPAADVRASIQHLLAVAGA
- a CDS encoding Gfo/Idh/MocA family protein → MRIGLAGVGRIGAFHAKTLAALDYVDELVVTDADTGAAERVAAELGLDVAPDAEALLASGVDGFVIATATPGHAPLLRQAIAAGVPAFCEKPVAATLKETIELAELVAATGVPVHVGFQRRFDAGYRRAQAAVASGELGFVHTIRAGTHDQAPPHASYIPTSGGIFRDCNVHDFDILRFVSGREVATVYATGGNKGADFFAEAGDVDTGGALLTLDDGTIVLISSTRYNGGGHDVRMEVHGEKGTIAVGLDHSLAMRSAEEGVDFPRGPQKWSFMERFLPAYQAELTAFADVARGERPSPCTVRDALEAFRIAEACELSRAERRPVALSEIEGSEIEGIDTP
- a CDS encoding GntR family transcriptional regulator; protein product: MAVQVGVTLDRSSPVPLYHQLAEQLRTAIASGRLQPGDQLENELALAERLSLARPTVRQAIQELVDRGLVLRRRGIGTTVANPKVHRRADLTSLFDDLTRAGGQPSTSVLRHELVRDERVATALDLPAETELLSFVRLRFSGNRPLAIMRNWLPPAHYDISREDLQESGLYALLRERGVRPVVAAQSIGARPPTSSERHHLRLEPAEPVLTMTRTAFDSGGKAVEHGDHCYRAQDYSIEVLVDQR
- a CDS encoding cytochrome c biogenesis CcdA family protein — encoded protein: MIGDVPLALALAAGLVAAFNPCGFALLPAYLTMLVADDDTRPAGGVSSRGPVARALLLGAAMTAGFVTVFGVFGLVVTPLAVSVGQYLPWVTILIGLALTGLGVWLLSGRELLIRTPRLATGRPIASLPSLYGYGLSYAVASLSCTIGPFLAVTSASLAAGGILGGLMVFVAYGIGMGLVVSALSLAVALARSAVVARTRAVLPYVSRISGGLLIPAGLYVAYYGWYELRVFAGASPRDAIVDAATAVQGALARWLESLGVAWVAVILAVLGAVALAARLARRNAHRSED
- a CDS encoding redoxin domain-containing protein, with product MGRIRVMAVLVAAGLLIAGCGGAVETVRGDAPVSATVATATPAPATTASGTPGASGDARVPDALKFTATTLGGQTFDGASLAGKPVVFWFWAPWCPKCQSEAPAVKAAAKKYADVAFVGVAGLDSEAAMKDFVRRTGTGDLAHLSDEKGVVWTRLGITQQSTFVFMKPDGTTAKASGPLDSDELDSLVAKLLAA
- a CDS encoding CHAP domain-containing protein, with protein sequence MAKNVFARALTSASLSLVAAGMAATVVAGSPAFAADQQSTQPARSNLPASQAIPQKGAGQVSADTVLKIAESQIGVSENAAGGGTPFHSWYMSSPRAAETVARDGGSLQAYANAPWCAMFISWVGEQAGARPTMGWDAYTVSYAKWFQANKHWGTEAKPGAVVFYDWNGQGTDGIDHVGMVKKDNGDGTITAIEGNTGNGKVEQRIRPKAHVVGYGYPEYKA